A genome region from Blautia coccoides includes the following:
- a CDS encoding IS110 family transposase: protein MNYNTQNAKIASITEKTLIVGIDVGSETHYARAFGWRNYEYSKKPFAFSNDEAGFSSFKDWMDDIAEKHGMEAVIPGMEPTGHYWLNLGAYLQEQGMKPVHVNPHHVKKSKELDDNNPSKNDRKDPKTIAGLVNEGRFSYPYIPTGIYAEIRNLSNLRIQTQEEITRIKNRIARWFSIYFPEIKDVYRNPDAVSGLMVIKQAPLPCDIKELGVDGVNKIWRDARLKGAGIKRATTLVTAAEHSIGNTEAPRSARKEIRNLLNDYEIYKNRMDELMEEIEETLSEIAYIDKLMEINGIGIKTVSCFIAEVGDIGRFDNPKQVQKLAGYAIVADSSGKHNGESRISHRGRKRLRYALYEAAISVIGKNKEFKEIHCYYRTREKNPLKKMQSVIAVACKLIRIFYTILTKGIEYDGQKMLSDIVRPKMQPAA from the coding sequence ATGAATTATAACACACAGAACGCAAAAATTGCATCTATTACGGAAAAGACTTTAATCGTTGGTATTGATGTGGGAAGTGAAACCCATTATGCAAGAGCTTTCGGCTGGCGCAATTATGAGTACTCAAAGAAACCGTTTGCCTTCAGCAACGATGAAGCTGGATTTTCCTCATTCAAAGACTGGATGGACGATATAGCAGAGAAACATGGGATGGAAGCTGTGATTCCGGGAATGGAACCAACCGGTCACTACTGGCTGAACCTTGGAGCGTACCTGCAGGAACAGGGAATGAAGCCGGTACATGTGAATCCGCATCATGTCAAGAAGTCTAAAGAACTGGATGACAATAATCCGAGTAAGAATGACCGTAAAGATCCAAAAACAATTGCAGGTCTGGTAAATGAAGGAAGATTTTCATATCCATATATTCCAACCGGGATTTATGCAGAAATTAGAAATTTGTCCAACCTTCGTATTCAGACACAGGAAGAGATTACAAGAATCAAAAACAGGATCGCCCGCTGGTTCAGCATCTATTTTCCAGAGATCAAAGACGTTTACAGGAATCCGGATGCAGTAAGCGGACTGATGGTAATCAAACAGGCACCATTGCCCTGCGATATCAAAGAGCTTGGCGTGGATGGTGTTAATAAGATATGGAGAGATGCAAGGCTGAAAGGCGCTGGGATAAAGAGGGCAACGACCCTGGTAACCGCAGCGGAGCACAGCATCGGAAATACGGAAGCACCAAGAAGTGCCAGGAAAGAGATCCGAAACCTGTTGAATGACTACGAAATATATAAGAATCGTATGGATGAACTTATGGAAGAGATAGAGGAAACACTTTCTGAGATTGCCTATATAGATAAGCTGATGGAGATCAATGGGATTGGAATAAAAACGGTAAGCTGCTTTATTGCAGAGGTTGGAGACATTGGACGTTTTGATAATCCAAAGCAGGTGCAGAAACTGGCAGGATATGCTATTGTCGCAGACAGCTCCGGAAAGCATAATGGAGAAAGTCGTATCAGCCACAGGGGAAGAAAGCGTTTGAGATATGCGCTGTATGAAGCTGCGATATCGGTGATTGGGAAAAATAAAGAATTTAAAGAGATCCATTGTTATTACAGGACGAGGGAAAAGAATCCCCTGAAGAAGATGCAGTCGGTGATAGCGGTGGCATGTAAACTGATCCGGATATTTTATACAATACTAACAAAAGGCATAGAGTATGACGGTCAGAAGATGTTAAGTGACATTGTAAGACCTAAAATGCAGCCAGCAGCATAA